TGAGCAATCCTAGTGACAGGAGCTGAAGAAGCAGCGCTGGTTGTCCcgtttcccctcccccttcccttctccggTTGACCTCCCGGGCCCCCCACACTCCACAGTCCCGGTCCCACCATGTCCCAGAAACAAGAAGAGGAGAACCCTACGGAAGAGACCGGTGAGGAGAAGCAGGACACACAAGAGAAAGAAGGTATTCTCCCTGAGAGAGCTGAGGAGGCAAAGCTAAAAGCCAAATATCCAAGCCTAGGACAAAAGCCTGGAGGCTCTGACTTCCTCATGAAGAGACTCCAGAAAGGGCAAAAGTACTTTGACTCAGGAGACTACAACATGGCCAAAGCCAAGATGAAGGATAAGCAGCTGCCCAGTGCAGGACCAGACAAGAACCTGGTGACCGATGACCACATCCCCACCCCACAGGATCTGCCCCAGAGAAAGTCCTCGCTCGTCACCAGCAAGCTTGCGGGTGGCCAAGTCGAATGATGCTGCCCGGGGCTCCGCCAGATCCTGAGACGCTGCCCCCTGGGTCCTGTGCTGGctcctgcccctccctgcttTTGCAGCCAGGGGTC
The nucleotide sequence above comes from Cervus elaphus chromosome 17, mCerEla1.1, whole genome shotgun sequence. Encoded proteins:
- the LOC122673543 gene encoding alpha-endosulfine-like, with the translated sequence MSQKQEEENPTEETGEEKQDTQEKEGILPERAEEAKLKAKYPSLGQKPGGSDFLMKRLQKGQKYFDSGDYNMAKAKMKDKQLPSAGPDKNLVTDDHIPTPQDLPQRKSSLVTSKLAGGQVE